CCGGCCGGTACATTGGGCGGTTTTGCTGTTGGGTTCTGAAATTCTGATTACCGATATTCTCGGCCGCACGACCGGTCGCGTCACCCGTGGTCACCGCTTTCATTCACCACTGGATTTGAGCATCGGCAGTCCGCACGAATATCTGGATATTCTCAAACAACACGGCAAGGTGCTGGCCGACTTCGAAGAACGCATGACCATCATCCGCGATGCTGCCAATCAGGCGGCCAGCAATGTTGGCGGCATTGCCCATATCGAAGACGATTTGCTGGAAGAAGTGGCGGCATTAAACGAGTGGCCGGTGCCGGTCGTGGGTAATTTTGACGCGCGTTTTCTGGAATTGCCGCAAGAAGTGCTGATCACCACCATGCAGGCCAACCAGAAATATTTTCCGGTTAAAAATGCTGCAGGCCGATTGTTGCCGCATTTCATTACTTTCGCTAATATCGAAAGCTCCAACCCCGATTCCATCCGGCAAGGCAATGAGCGCGTGGTGTTGCCACGCTTGGTCGACGCGGAGTTTTTCTGGAAACAAGATAGAAAACAATCGCTGGCCGATCGGGTCGAGAGCCTGAAAAGCATCGTTTTCCAAAAAGACTTGGGTACCTTGTTCGATAAAACCGAGCGCGTAGCCAAGCTTGCGGCTTTGGTTGCCGAAAAATTGGGCGCCGACGTGGAGCTTGCCAGGCGAGCCGCACTGTTGGCCAAAACCGATTTGATGACCAATATGGTCGGCGAATTCGCCAATCTGCAAGGCACGATGGGCCGCTATTACGCCGCTGCGGACGGCGAACATGCCGACGTGGCTTTAGCCTTGGAAGAACATTATTATCCCAAGCAGTCTGGCGGTGCGACCCCGAGTGGTCAAATCGGGCAGGCGTTGGCGCTGGCGGAAAAAATCGACACCCTGGCCGGTATTTTCAGCGCAGGCTTGATTCCAACCGGCGACAAAGACCCATACGCCTTGCGTCGAGCCACGCTGGGCATTTTGCGGGTGCTGATCGAAAACGGTATTGCATTGGATGTCGTCGAACTGCTGGATGCTGCGCTGGATCAGTTCAGTCACGACTTTAATAAAGCCGAAATCCGGCAAAAAGTGATAGGTTTTCTGTTTGAC
The window above is part of the Methylomonas sp. ZR1 genome. Proteins encoded here:
- the glyS gene encoding glycine--tRNA ligase subunit beta, with product MTMTQNLLFELGCEELPPKSLKKLSQALLDNISAGLQEAGLSYDQTRAYATPRRLAVLIDDLQTFQADKVLEKRGPAIQAAYGPDGSPSKAALGFAASCGVGFDQLEKLETDKGSWLIFKQAVKGQATAELIPDIIRKSLANLPIAKRMRWGSFDAEFARPVHWAVLLLGSEILITDILGRTTGRVTRGHRFHSPLDLSIGSPHEYLDILKQHGKVLADFEERMTIIRDAANQAASNVGGIAHIEDDLLEEVAALNEWPVPVVGNFDARFLELPQEVLITTMQANQKYFPVKNAAGRLLPHFITFANIESSNPDSIRQGNERVVLPRLVDAEFFWKQDRKQSLADRVESLKSIVFQKDLGTLFDKTERVAKLAALVAEKLGADVELARRAALLAKTDLMTNMVGEFANLQGTMGRYYAAADGEHADVALALEEHYYPKQSGGATPSGQIGQALALAEKIDTLAGIFSAGLIPTGDKDPYALRRATLGILRVLIENGIALDVVELLDAALDQFSHDFNKAEIRQKVIGFLFDRLKGYCLDQGYTSHEFEAVLAVNPTSPLDFMLRIRAVQGFRALPEAESLAAANKRIINILKKSDQAPKEIIGTLVEIAEKNLLAVAEQSETDILPLLAEQNYPLALSRLAQLRDSVDAFFDNVMVNTDDEVLRNSRLALLAKLSNQFLKIADISKLQS